From Bacteroides uniformis:
GGCTCTTATCATCCTAACACGCCGAATAAGGCTTACTGGAGTAACCCCCGTCAACTGTTTAATCTTTCGATACAACAGTTTTCGATTCATTCCCAACAGTTGACAGAGCATAGCAACATTAAACTCTGTATTTTCCATATGCTCTTCCAACACTGAAACAAGCTTGTTAAGCCAAATTCGTTTCAATTCCAGTTGTCTGTTTTCCAATGGTTTGCATGAATCCATTTTCTCCAATTTTAATATTCCTTCTAAGATCTGTTTGGCTTGTAGTGAGTCCATACCAACTTGATTTTGCAAAGCCTGCAGTTCATTTTTATCTGGTAAAGACACAATAATATTAATTAAGACTCCAGTATCATTTTCCTCACATCTTATGTCAACCTGGCCTTGATATAGATTAACAAATTTGGGAATTAAATGTAACCCCACAAGAGCGATTATTTCATCTATTATTTTAAGATATTCTTTCATATCTTTCTTGCCTTTTGGTATAAGTACAAATTATCCAAATATCAGACAAACATTCTCTCACGGTATTCTGACGGAGTAGTGCCTGTATGCTTACGAAAAAAACGTGTCATCGTAGAATTCGATTGAAAATTAGTTCGTGAAACCACTTCCTTTATTTCAAGATTGGAGTCTTTCAATAAGACTTTTATCTCAAGTATGGTATATTCCACAATCCACTCTTTAGCCGAACGACCAGTATTATCTGTTATTAACATTGTCAGATATTTAGGTGAGATACACATCTTATCTGCATAAAATGCCACATCACGACTTATAGTATGATACTCTATAACCAAATAAAAGAATTCAAAAACCTGCTTCTCTTTACGTACAAACTTCACGGAAGCCATAGCCTTGGGGTTACTCTTATAGCCCACATACAAGTCCCAATAATAAACCCTCAATAAATACATCACCGATTCCCTCCTAAGAAAGGCACAAGATAAATCTACACGGCATGACAATATATGACAGAAATGAACAAAGCGCTTATACTCTTCTTCACTGAGCGGAGAGCTATAATATTTCCTCATATAGAAAAAATAGTCAAGTGTAAGCCTACCCAGCCCATTAATGGTATCCATAAACAATTTCTTTGGTACTTTAAAGAAAATAACGGCAAAGTCTGTACTGATTTCGGTTATACTTGCCAACTGATAAGGAAAAATAGTTATCAAATCATTCTTCACAACCCTGCGTTTATTAGAAAACACATTAAAAAGAGCAGAGCCTCCGGTACAAACTCCATTTATCCCTTCTTCTAGATATGTCGGAATCCCGTCAAGAGGCAAATCAATTACCTTTGTATAAATATTGAACTCCTCTAAATCAAACACACCACTTGAAAAAGGCCTATTATCTTTTGTAGCTTTTACCATATTTGTTTTAAATATTATGCTAAGTTACAAAAAAAAATCATTTTTAGATTATTTGTTCTAAAATTGCACATATATACTGAAGTTCAGTCAAAACTAAAGTATAAATTCTTATTCTATAAAGGGCTAAATAATATCCGATAGGGCAGAGATAATGGAATAAAAAAAGTCCCACAAATCGTTGAATTTATGAGACTTACCTATTCATTATCCAGTTAGTTCAGCGGAGAGACAGGGAACGATTAACTTTCATCTCCCCTACTCATTATCAGCATCTTACCAAAAGACTCTACTCCTATGACACCGAATAATTCACCGCGTATATGCTGCAACTTTCTTCCTGTTACACTCTTACTTTTACAAAAGTAGTAAAAAAGGGGCATAAATACAAATCAAACGCTTGATTTAACGAACATAACTTCTATAATTTTCTTCCAATAACAATTGCAATTTTGAAAGAGGATAAAGAAACTTACCACCTATGGCAGTATAAGCTATCCCCTTTTCATCACGCAACTTTTGCAAGGTTCTGCTCGATATATGCAACATGGCACATACTTGTTCACCAGTCATATAGACCTCATTGGCTACAGGAACAGGCAAATCCTGAATTGCAAAAATCTCCTTGGAGCATTTCTTGAGCATCTCCATCATCCCGATATACTCTTCTGACTGTTTTGTAATTACCCCATCCATATCCTATTTGCCTTTTTGAGTTAATATCCTAGCCAGATCACTTTCCTTGTACACATATTTTCCACCTATGAAAGAACACGGAATAATGCCATATTCCCTATAACTTTGCAAACTCCGCTTGGAAATATTCAGCACCAGACAGACTTCTTGGGCATCCATTCATTTTTCCTTTTCAACAGAGCCAAATTTCTTTTTAACGGCTTCAATCTGTGTGGACAAATCTTCAATCTGCTGTTTTAACCGCAAATACGCACTTTTTTCAATTACAACTAATTCCATAACAAATCTGATTTATAATTTTACTATTTGTGAAGCAAAGTAAAGCACATTTCCATGTCCGGAAAAGCCTCCGGAATCAAAGTCACCCATTGGCGCACATTGTCCCCCAAAACATACCAGAAAGTATTGCTATCCAATTTCTTTTCTCCATATTTACTCAAACCAAAAGATTTCAGAAGCCCAATATAGAAGTGAAAGGCGCACCACTTGCATCCGCTGGCAATGCGCCTTCCCCCCTGCTTGTCTTCCATTGTCTTCTACATCTTTATACTTTTACTGTTCCGTAAAACTTCTTTTTCCTTAGTCGCCACTTTCTGCCATGTATTGGGGAAATGCTCACGCAACAGCTTTCCGGCCAGTTTTCTCGCCTTCTCCTGCATCTCGTCATAAATGTTCCATCTGTTCCGGCCCAGCAGTGTTCCTTCTATCTTTTCAAAATTTTCATGAAAACTGAAATTGTCCGGATACTCATTTGTCAGCCCGTCCATTGGATAACCCTTGTCCATAATATACAGCAATGTCATCCGGTCATAATTGTCCATGCTTCGGAGCAGGCCAAGCCCCTTCTCACTATCCGTCAGCCGGGCGTAATTCTCCCATGTGGGTGAAAGGTCATACACCTCTTTGTCCGTAATGCTTTTAAGAGCCGATTTATCAAGGAAGGCATCTGACGGAATCTTCTCCAATGGTAACAGGTTATCGTAATCATCATAACAGCGGTTTATCTTCCCCGCCATCAACGAAGGCCATCCCCGAAGTTCATATACAGTCAGCGGCCTGCCTTCAAAATCCGGCTCAAAGAAATGCCTCTCGATATTCGCCTCCATAAAGGCCCCGTATTGGTGGTTTCCCTCATAATTCCGGCTGAAAAGCAATACCCCCTTGTCCGTCTCAACACCCGTATAGAACTTATTCCCGTGCTTCAAATCATCCAGCATATCCGCCACCGCTACGGGTGACGACTTTATTTCCGTCCATATCTTCGGCGTGAGCAGGCGAATATAAGTCTCATCCTTCGAAAACGGGTCTATTTCATTTCACAGGCAATACACCACTTCCGACAGACGTTGGTATCTCTGCAATATGATTCCATGCTCGTCCATTGCCTTTTCCAGCCTTTTCAGGTAATCCTCATTGTCCCCTTCCTCCAATGGCGGCACGATACCCATATCGGGCACATTATAATACATCAGGCCCATATCCGGCATTTCCCCGCTTTTCAATGCTTTCTCCACATCTTCCTGCATGAACTCCTGGTAACCCTCTTCTCCCGTACCCTTCATGCTGATATGCACGGGATTGAAAAATTTGTCCACAGTTATATATACGCTGCCGCCTTTTGTCGTTCCGTTCTGTTTATTCTCCATATATCAAAGAATTAAATGTTTATACTCTGTCCCTTCTTTTTAAATGGCATACTCGTCTTCACTTCCGTCTCCGGGAACCGTACATTATCCGGCCGTGTAACCAGCAGCGAGACAATCCGCTGCTGCTCCTTTGAGAGTGGCGCACGCATCAGTTGCAGGTTTCTCAACCGGTTAAAGTTCCTCAGTGTGGGGGCCATATCGCACCGCTTCGTACAAATCCCGTATCGGAGTATATCCGGCGAAGTAGTCTTGCAGTCTCCGATTTCCGCCCGAAATTCCGCATCCAACGGTGCCACCTCATGGAATCTCAATTCCTCCGGCTTTCGTTTCCCGTCGAAAAAGTGTCCGGTCAAACCGTTCAGAAACTCTTCCAATGCCTTGTCCCCTTTGTCCGTTTTTCCCAGCAGCAACACCTTCTGTCCGTATTCCACTGCTGTGCAAGTAGGAAAAACGGCCAGTCCGTTCCTTATCACATCCCCGTCCATTCCGAAACGGTGCCCCAACCGCTTGTAGTCATCATTTTCCAATAAGGCCGTATGTTCCGCCGATGATGACAGTTGCACGATGCCCCTTTCCTCACAGAATGCCGCATCCCTCAATCTTACCACCCCCGAAGGATGAATCCTTTCCCGTTCCAATACCGGCATGAGTCGTTCCAGATAATCCGCATTATCCGTTCCGAGTATGGGGGGAATCAGACTTTTGTCTCTGAAATCGAAACGGAACATTCAGTGGTCGGGTACAAGTTCCCTGCTTGCGGTATGAAACCGTACGTTATTGCTGATATATCGGGAGAATCCTTCTTCTCCCTGTCCCCGCATACTTAAATAAACGGGGCGGTAAAAAGCATCCAGCGTCATATACAGGCTGCCGCTTTCCCCCGCTTGCATTTTCTTTTCTTCCATAAATCCTATATGATTAGTTGTTTCTTTTCCTTTTTATCGGGAGTAATGGAAGCAACATGCTTCGCTTGCCGCTGACTGTTATTCAGTGTCAGTGTCGAAATCTCTCGTATATGGTCTGCCCCGGAAGATTTACCCCTCTTTTGTTCTTGGGAATGTTGACAAGAGGTGGGGTGTATTCTTTCCGTTTTTTCCACCCGGTTGATACTTCCGCTCAACTTGAATTCTCCATCCGTTATATGGAACTCCGATTGCAAAATATCTCTTGCCATTGCTTTCGCTTCCATCTGCAAGGCTGCATAACCGAAATCATGTGATGACATCGGTGCCGATTGCCGTGCCTTGATGCTGTCACCCAGTTTTTCTGCCAAGTCCCTGAACTCATATTCGTAACTGAACGGATGAAAATAGTCCGCCACTACATGACCGGCATACCCGTTTTCCGAAATATAAAGCAGAGAGGCAACATCATAATTGCGTGGAGAAATGCCCAGATTGAAATCTTTGGTTAACCGGTCAAAGTTGTTGTAATCCGGTCTTAAGTCGTATTTATCCGTACAGACAGCACCTTCCAGCATTTCTTTTCCTGCCTGTTTCTCAGAAGTGAAGCTGAACTCCGATTTACGCAGTTGCGTATCGGCACTGCGCAAATCGCTTTTCGCCAGTTTGTCGATGCAGTTGTCCGCCAGTTCCGCCACTTGTCGGGAAGGTGTCTCCATCTCATACATTTTCAATGTTTCCGTCCCTTTGGCCATATTGAAAAATCCGTCTGCCAGATGTTGCAGATAGCTGTTACGTACTTTCATTCCTTTTTCACTGTCCGAAAAAAACAGTACGCCCTCATCCGTTGCCACGGCATACACCCGCCCCTTTTCACCGGCCAGTCTTTCATTGTTCCAGCCTTTAGCCTCGTTATGCCGGATAAACTCTTTATATTGCTTGTCTTTTTGCAGTGCTGCGGATGATGCCCGGCGGCTGAACAGTTTCAACCCCGTTTTTAGCGTATAGGCCGCATCCCTCAAAGGAATCCGCCTTCCCGTCACTGCCTTATGGCTATGGATAGCCGGAACCAGAGTATGAAAATACCAGTTCGCCAGTTCTCCCCGTCGGGAAGGTATCTTCCCTTTATCTGCGAAATCCGCTTTTAGAATCGTTCAGCCGGGTAGGTAGCCCCGTTTGTCAAAGTTCCTCACCGTCTTCCCGATATAATCCTCATACGCTTTCGGTGTGGCATCACCCGTGCGTACATCCACCGGAGTATTCTTTTCGTCCAGTGTGATGAACACGCTACCCGGTTCGGCCGCCTTGCCCGTAAGACGAACCAGCCAGCGCTTTGTCCAGTCATTCAATAGTCCCATAGCTTGATTTGTTTACTGAAGTTTTTGACTGCAAAGAAAACATTCCGGTCGTCAATCCACAACAAGACATGCTTGCAAGTCGCCCGTTGGCGGCTGTTGGCGGACAATCCTTACGCCAGCCGCTCGTCCAGCATCCTGATATAGCTTTTACGCAGGGAGTCGATGAAGGGCGTGGAATCCGTACAGCGGTCAAACACCTTGCCGCGTTTGGTATACAAGGCGTTTATCTTGATATTGAAGGCGTCCTCGAATACCCTGATGACATCCACAATGGTCAGTTTCTTTCCCTCCGCACAGTCCACCGATCCGGCTGCCATCAATGCGGCCACGAGTTCTATCAGGTCGCTGTCCGTACCGTTCCAGCGCAATGCGGATTTACGCTTGCAGCCCTGCGGGCGGATCTCCATTCCCATACCGGCATCATCTGTATAGTGACGCAAACACTCTTTCAGCATTTCTATCTCCGCATCCAGCAGGGAAAGGACCTTGTCGATGAACACGTCATAGAGCACGTGTCGTTTCTCCTTCAATACATCACTAGTCTGCCTCATGAAGGAAAGTTCTATTCTTGTGTAATTCAAGCGTCTTAATTGTCCTACCGTGTCCCCGTCCTGCGGCAAATTGGTAAGCAGTCCTACAAAATCATCATAGGCGGCAGGCAAGTTTCCCGGCATGAGCTCCGAACCTTCCACGTAAGAGGTGAACATTCCGAACAGCGGTGTATTTGTCAATGTTCTCATGGTATTGATATTTAAAAATTAAAACTGTTTCTGTTTTATTGTCCGCTATCATAACCATAAGGGCAAGAGATGTGCCATACCGGAACGCGTGAAGCAATCTTTTGAAAACGTGAATGTTATAATATCAGTGTATGATTGTGTGTCCATGTCCGTAATCTCCCGTCGGACACGGTGTGTCCAGAAATGTGGACAGTTTCAAATCAGGCCGTACTTTTTCAATTTCAGATAAAGCGTGCTCCGGGATATGCCCAGCAGCCGTGCGGCTGCTTTCCGGTCATTACCTGTGGTTTCCAGCGCCTTCTGTATCGCCTCCTGTTCCGTCCGCTCCATATCCAGTCTGTAATTGTTCGAGGGGGGGACATTCACCGGAAGGCTAATCTCCTTGAGAGTGATCCAGCCCCCCTGCGCCAACACACATGCACGTCTCACCACATTTTTCAGCTCGCGGATATTGCCGGGCCACGGATAGGACACGAAAGCTTCCCTTACGTCCCGGTCAAATCCCCTTATTTTCTTTTCCAATTCCTCATTCGCAAAAGAGAGGAAGAATCCGGCAAGCGGTATGATATCCTCCCGACAATCTATTAGAGGCGGAACATGGAGCGGGAACTCGTTCAGCCGGTGGAAAAGGTCCTCCCTGAACCGTCCCTCGCTTATCGCCTGTTCCAGGTCCTCGTTGGTGGCCGCCAACAGCCGGACATCCGCATGCATCTCCTCCGTTCCACCGACAAGTTTGTAGCGCTTCTCCTGCAGGGCACGTAACAGCTGCACTTGTGTCTCCATGTTCAGGTTGCCGACTTCATCCAGAAACAATGTCCCGTGGTCGGCGGCGGCAAACACGCCGCTCTTGTTCTCCACCGCTCCGGTAAAAGCCCCCTTCTTATGCCCGAACAGTTCCGATGCGGCCAGTTCCCGTGGAAGGGCTCCGCAGTCCACTGCTACGAAAGGGGCGGCCGAACGCTTGCTGAAAGCGTGTATCTGCCGTGCCACCCGCTCCTTGCCCGTACCCGACGCCCCGCGTATCAGCACGGACAGACCGTCCGCAGGAGCCACCAGACGTACCATCTCCTGAAGTCTTACAGCCGGCGGGCTTTTGCAGATGTAGAAGTTCTGTTCCATCGTCCTTTTCCTCCCACGCCCCAACAGTCCGCGGATGACACCGAGCACCTTTTCCGTTTGCACGGGCTTGGGCAGATAATTGTCGGCCCCTTTCTTCACGGCCTCCACGGCACCGGATATGTCCCCATAACCCGTCATGACAAGAAAGGGCATACGGTAGCCGTGAGCCCTCATCCATTCGAGCAGTTCCACGCCGTTGCAGTCACCCAGACGGAAATCCGAGAGAACCAGAGCCGCTTCATGGCTGCCCAGAAACTCCTTTGCGGCGTCCGCCGAGAGCACGTAACGGGTGTCCATGCCGTTTCGAGCCAGCCAGTTGGCGGTGGCGCGTGCGTATGTACGGTCATCCTCCACTATGAGTATTGTCTCCATTCATTTTCTCCTTTAATGTTACGGCCTTCCTTACAGCATTCTCTACAGCCCTGACCAACCTTCCGATCCGCTCGTCCGACATACCGGCCCATTTTTCAGGCGGCAGAGAGCCCATATATGCCAGTTCCTGCAGGGGGATGTCTATCCGTATCGTCTCCCATACGGGGACGGCCTTGTGTATGATATTTCCGAGTTTTTTATAATCGCCCGAACTGACCGCATCGCGTATGCCGGCAAGTCCGGCCTCCGTGTCCTCGATGAAAATATCCAGCAGCTCGTCCGCGTGTTCCTCGCCCTCCATGACGGATGTAAAGTCAGGACGTTCCACACCCCGTGTGGCCGCCATCAGTTCGTCCCCGGAGAAGGGTTTGTGCAGGCATCCGGCAAAACCGGCCTCTCTGAAACGGGCGGCATCGCTGTCGACACGGGCGGTCACGGCCAGTACGGGGAGCGTTCCGGACTGGCCTATGTTACTGTTGCGGAGCAATGCCAGCACACCATAACCGTCCGTATCGGACATCCTCATGTCGGTCAGGACAAGGTCATGCCGGTTCCTCCGCAATGTCGTGACCATCCCGTCGATGTCCGTGCAGCAGTCACATTCGATGCCGTGACGGAGATACATCCTTCGGACGGCATCCAGCTGCATCCGGTCGTCATCAATGTACAATACCCTGATATTGAGCGGGAGGCCGTCACCGGAGGCCGCATCCCGCATATCCGGCATGTCGGCCTCACCGAGGGGGAGCCGGACCTCGAAAGTGCTTCCACGTCCCGGCGTACTCTCCACACGGATGTCTCCCCCGAGCAGGGAGACCAGTCTTGAGGTGACTGCCAGCCCCAGCCCGAAGCCGCCGTCCGTGGGGAAGCCGGCCTGTTCAAAGTCGGAGAATATCAGCTGCTGCCGCTCCTTGTCTATACCTGTGCCAGTGTCCCTCACGAACAGCAGGAGCCTGCCGTTTCCGTACGAGGCCCCCACATGGATGTAACCGGTACGCGTGAACTTGACCGCGTTTGACAGCAGGTTGCCGAGAATCCGGACAAGCCGTCCGGAATCGCCCCTGACAAGCACATCACACGATTTTATTTCCGTTGTCAGTCCGAGCCCCTTCTTTTCAGCGGAGGGAAGATAGACACGCACGGCATTCCCGATAGTCTGCCCCAGATGGAATACGGCATTCTCCGGCTGTTCCTTACCCTCTTCCAGCCTGTAGTAGTGCAGCAGGTTGTTGGCCAGTCCGATGACATGACGGGAGGCGTGCAGGATGTTGGCGGCGAACTCCCTTACAAGCCCGGCATCCTTCTCATGCTGCATCAGTTCCGCAAACTCGCAGACCGTACCGAGAGGCGCCCGCAGGTCATGGCTCACCGACAGCATCAGGTTACGGCGGGACACCAGCAGCTCTTCATTCCGGGAGCAGGCGGCCTCAAGTGTCATCCGGTACTTCTGCCTCTTTCTGATGTCGGCATGGATAAGAAGATAGAGCAGGATTATCAGAAGAACGGAAATGACGGCTATAGAAAGGATGATACGGAACGACTGCCTTCTCAATGCCGCCGTTTCTTCCATATCCTCCGTATATTGCATATCGGCTGCCCGTTCGAAATCATGTATCAGGCCGCTGATACGTGCGTCCAGTTCCCGGTTGCGGCACCGCAGGCTGTCCGAGCAGGCCTCCAGTCTTTTCCGGTAGTCAGCATACTGGCTGTACATGTCCTTTTGCAGCCGGATGAACTCTCCGTTTACGGAGGACTGTCTTTTTCGGTTCCGCATCTCCTTCTCCTTCCGATTGGCATAAGCGGACTTCTTGTTCCTGCCTCCTATAAGAACATTGAGAAGGCCCCGGCCTTTCTTTGCCGACGGTGTATCCGGCTGTCCGGCATCCCGCACCTGCCGCACGATTCCGGGAGCCTTTCTCAGAAGAAGGCTGTCCGCACGGGGAAAACCGGAAAGGGTGTTCGTCAACTCATACAGCAGCCGCTCCTTTTCCAGCAGGAGCATGGATACGGTGTCTATGGCCGGATGCTGTTCTGCCGCATAATAAGGTTTCAGTCCGTTCAAGGCGTCCAGAGCCGCCGCACAACTGTTCCCACATTCACGGATATCCGCACTGTCCTGCATCAGCAGGAAATGGTCATGGAAGGAGAATTCCAGCAGTTTTTCAAAGGTCCGGTTGACGGCCTTCCTTCTCATATTGGTCGAATGTTCCCTGGAATCCAGTTCCTCCATCTTTCCATGCTCCAGCCGGACAAGAAAAACCACAGCACAGAGCAATGCCAGCAGCAGAATGTATCCGCCGGCTATCTTCAACTGGAGTATGGAAAGAAAAGATCTCATCTTGGAATAGGCTAGTATCAATTAAAACAAATAACAATTGCGTGACACAATATTTGAAAATTAGTAGATAATATATGTACAGCTAAAAGTACGACCAACAAGCCGACATACACAACCGGGCAACAAATGAGTCACCCCATTATCACCCGGTCAGCCTCCATATCCCCCTTCACACTCCACTGTAAGCACTGAATCCGCCGTCAACAGGCAGTAATGCACCGGTTATAAAACTTGCCGCATCACTGCATAGGAACTGAACCGCACCGTTGAGTTCGGTAATGTCCCCAAAGCGTCCCATCGGGGTTTTGGCCAGTACCTTGCGGCTTCGTTCCGTCAAAGATCCGTCAGGATTAATTAATACCCTCCGGTTCTGGTCGCCGATAAAGAAACCGGGAGCGATGGCATTGACACGAATGCTGTCACCATATTTCAAAGCCATTTCAGAGGCAAGCCATTGGGTAAAATTAGCAACTGCAGATTTTGCAGCCGAATAGCCGGGTACACGGGTAATGGCACTATAAGCGGCCATCGAAGATACATTGACAATACAACCTTTCTTTTGTTCCGCCATCACTTTGCCGAAGACCATTGACGGATACACAGTACCGTTCATATTCAGGCCGGTCACCTTCTCCCAGCAGGCTATATCCATATCATAAAAGTGTTGCTCCGGTTCAAGTGTGGCTCCCGGCATATTCCCCCCTGCAATATTCAGAAGTATATCAATCTTCCCCCATTGAGAAAGTACTTGTCCGGCCAGTTTTCCCAGGCTTGCCACATCAAGTACGTCGCCAACAACGCCAATCACCTCATTTCCATATTGTTTCAGTTCGGAAACCCGCTTGTCCAGTTGTTCCTGACGGATATCAACTGCAACGACTTTTGCACCCTGCCGCATAAAATGTTTTGCGATATTACCGCCTAAAACTCCACCGGCTCCAGTGATAACGGCTACTTTTCCTGCAATTCCAAATAATTCATTCATTTCAATCGGCATATAATTTAATCGGTATAATCCATATTACTATTTAAAATCTCATTCGCTGTTCCTGCAATTCATCCTGCACAACGGACATCATCCCTTCCACTTGCGCCAATGCCAGCATACGTCCATGAAACGAATATCCCGGATTGTATCCAAGTTTCTCATCCCCAAGCATCATGCGGCCATGATCCACCCGCATGGGCAAGCCGGGATTTGAGGATTCGAAGACACGAATCAGTTCTATCAGATGTCCCCGGCCGGACAGGTGCGAACTCTCTATGAAATCCCCACCGGACAAAGTCTCTGTGCTGCGAAGATGGACAAAGCGGGTACGACCGGCAAACCTGCGTGCCAGCCCACGGGTGTCATTGTGTACACCGGCACTGAGTGAACCGGCACAGAATGTCAGCCCATTGTGTGGATTGTCCACGGCATCCAGAATCCAGGCAATATCCTCCTCACAGGTCACGATACGGGGAAGTCCAAGCATCTGAAAGGGTGGGTCATCGGGATGCACGCACATGTCAATGCCATATTTCTCACACACCGGCATGACGGCTGCAAGAAAATAACGCATATTCTCGCGCAACATGCCCTTGTCCACACCTTCATAAAGGGATAGAAGCCTCCTGAAAACCGAAACGGGCTCAGTCTCCCCTTCCCGTATATTTCCATTCACAAAACCTTGTGTCTTCACAATGACCGTATCTATCAGCTCCAGTTCTTCCTCCCCAGTGATGCGGCTGCCTAATTTTTCCACCTCCATCAGTTCCTTTTCGGAATAATCCTTTTCCGCATGTTTCCTTTTCAGGATTTTCAAGTCGAAATAGGCAAAACGTGTTTTATTGAAATAAAGTGATGTGGTGCCGTCCGGCCAGGGATGGTTCAAGTCCGTACGAATCCAGTCAATGACCGGCATAAAGTTGTAGCACACAGTTTTGATGCCCGCCTTGCCGAGGTTGGTAAGGCTTTGTATATAGTTTGTTATCAACCGGTCTCTGTCAGGGCCTGCATACTTGATTGCCTCACATACAGGCAAACTTTCCACCACCGACCAGCGAAGTCCGGCAGATTCTATATACTCTTTCATTTCCTTGACAGTTTCCAAGGGCCAGACTTCACCGTTAGGTACATCGTGCAAAGCAGTAACAATCCCTTCTACTCCTATCTGACGCAACATGGTAAGTGTAATCTCATCTTTCTTGCCAAACCATCTCCATGTTTTTTCCATCCGTTCTATGCAATATTAAAGTGGATAAACCGATACTTGATCCAGTATGACACCTTCATCAAGAGCCTTTATCACAAGTTTGTTTAGTTTCTTTTTCCGGGCAGGCAAAGCCACTCTTCTTATCGCCTGATTCCTGAGTACATTCTCTTTCCATTCCTCACTGCGTCCTTTAGTCTCGTAATGGATAGGCAGAGTTTCCTCCTTATCCAATGCAATAGT
This genomic window contains:
- a CDS encoding helix-turn-helix domain-containing protein, which encodes MVKATKDNRPFSSGVFDLEEFNIYTKVIDLPLDGIPTYLEEGINGVCTGGSALFNVFSNKRRVVKNDLITIFPYQLASITEISTDFAVIFFKVPKKLFMDTINGLGRLTLDYFFYMRKYYSSPLSEEEYKRFVHFCHILSCRVDLSCAFLRRESVMYLLRVYYWDLYVGYKSNPKAMASVKFVRKEKQVFEFFYLVIEYHTISRDVAFYADKMCISPKYLTMLITDNTGRSAKEWIVEYTILEIKVLLKDSNLEIKEVVSRTNFQSNSTMTRFFRKHTGTTPSEYRERMFV
- a CDS encoding helix-turn-helix domain-containing protein → MKEYLKIIDEIIALVGLHLIPKFVNLYQGQVDIRCEENDTGVLINIIVSLPDKNELQALQNQVGMDSLQAKQILEGILKLEKMDSCKPLENRQLELKRIWLNKLVSVLEEHMENTEFNVAMLCQLLGMNRKLLYRKIKQLTGVTPVSLIRRVRMIRAATLLLQGRFTVSEVMYMVGYSNPSYFSRCFMAEYNISPSQYAIIQKKTGGASE
- a CDS encoding RteC domain-containing protein, with amino-acid sequence MRTLTNTPLFGMFTSYVEGSELMPGNLPAAYDDFVGLLTNLPQDGDTVGQLRRLNYTRIELSFMRQTSDVLKEKRHVLYDVFIDKVLSLLDAEIEMLKECLRHYTDDAGMGMEIRPQGCKRKSALRWNGTDSDLIELVAALMAAGSVDCAEGKKLTIVDVIRVFEDAFNIKINALYTKRGKVFDRCTDSTPFIDSLRKSYIRMLDERLA
- a CDS encoding sigma-54-dependent transcriptional regulator; translated protein: METILIVEDDRTYARATANWLARNGMDTRYVLSADAAKEFLGSHEAALVLSDFRLGDCNGVELLEWMRAHGYRMPFLVMTGYGDISGAVEAVKKGADNYLPKPVQTEKVLGVIRGLLGRGRKRTMEQNFYICKSPPAVRLQEMVRLVAPADGLSVLIRGASGTGKERVARQIHAFSKRSAAPFVAVDCGALPRELAASELFGHKKGAFTGAVENKSGVFAAADHGTLFLDEVGNLNMETQVQLLRALQEKRYKLVGGTEEMHADVRLLAATNEDLEQAISEGRFREDLFHRLNEFPLHVPPLIDCREDIIPLAGFFLSFANEELEKKIRGFDRDVREAFVSYPWPGNIRELKNVVRRACVLAQGGWITLKEISLPVNVPPSNNYRLDMERTEQEAIQKALETTGNDRKAAARLLGISRSTLYLKLKKYGLI
- a CDS encoding DUF6047 family protein, producing MTGRRIPLRDAAYTLKTGLKLFSRRASSAALQKDKQYKEFIRHNEAKGWNNERLAGEKGRVYAVATDEGVLFFSDSEKGMKVRNSYLQHLADGFFNMAKGTETLKMYEMETPSRQVAELADNCIDKLAKSDLRSADTQLRKSEFSFTSEKQAGKEMLEGAVCTDKYDLRPDYNNFDRLTKDFNLGISPRNYDVASLLYISENGYAGHVVADYFHPFSYEYEFRDLAEKLGDSIKARQSAPMSSHDFGYAALQMEAKAMARDILQSEFHITDGEFKLSGSINRVEKTERIHPTSCQHSQEQKRGKSSGADHIREISTLTLNNSQRQAKHVASITPDKKEKKQLII
- a CDS encoding DUF6047 family protein, giving the protein MWTEIKSSPVAVADMLDDLKHGNKFYTGVETDKGVLLFSRNYEGNHQYGAFMEANIERHFFEPDFEGRPLTVYELRGWPSLMAGKINRCYDDYDNLLPLEKIPSDAFLDKSALKSITDKEVYDLSPTWENYARLTDSEKGLGLLRSMDNYDRMTLLYIMDKGYPMDGLTNEYPDNFSFHENFEKIEGTLLGRNRWNIYDEMQEKARKLAGKLLREHFPNTWQKVATKEKEVLRNSKSIKM
- a CDS encoding helix-turn-helix domain-containing protein encodes the protein MDAQEVCLVLNISKRSLQSYREYGIIPCSFIGGKYVYKESDLARILTQKGK
- a CDS encoding helix-turn-helix domain-containing protein; translation: MDGVITKQSEEYIGMMEMLKKCSKEIFAIQDLPVPVANEVYMTGEQVCAMLHISSRTLQKLRDEKGIAYTAIGGKFLYPLSKLQLLLEENYRSYVR
- a CDS encoding DUF6047 family protein, translating into MFRFDFRDKSLIPPILGTDNADYLERLMPVLERERIHPSGVVRLRDAAFCEERGIVQLSSSAEHTALLENDDYKRLGHRFGMDGDVIRNGLAVFPTCTAVEYGQKVLLLGKTDKGDKALEEFLNGLTGHFFDGKRKPEELRFHEVAPLDAEFRAEIGDCKTTSPDILRYGICTKRCDMAPTLRNFNRLRNLQLMRAPLSKEQQRIVSLLVTRPDNVRFPETEVKTSMPFKKKGQSINI